A stretch of the Pseudomonas sp. ACM7 genome encodes the following:
- a CDS encoding thiamine pyrophosphate-binding protein encodes MSLFTADKPGSKLSRFWHKWRFHINVLLLLVPLGFMPKYFADAALFRGDTGLGEREIGEVQVGPWSLRLAELRNDAPTLDGPAGYMKNFNAALCDSCRDQVKATYLRIGKPRSLRAAGVIFFGTPYRMGAMLPIPEKTKADAELWITMEGWDGAMHQASVPLSQASPATLAWLNQQGGKP; translated from the coding sequence ATGAGTCTGTTTACCGCTGATAAACCGGGCTCGAAACTGAGTCGTTTCTGGCACAAATGGCGCTTCCACATCAACGTTCTGCTGTTGCTGGTGCCGCTGGGCTTCATGCCCAAATACTTTGCCGACGCTGCGCTGTTTCGCGGTGACACCGGCCTGGGCGAGCGGGAGATCGGCGAGGTTCAGGTCGGCCCCTGGAGCCTGCGCCTGGCCGAATTGCGTAACGATGCACCGACCCTCGATGGTCCGGCCGGTTACATGAAGAACTTCAACGCGGCGCTGTGCGACAGCTGCCGCGATCAGGTCAAGGCGACTTACCTGCGTATTGGCAAACCGCGCAGCCTGCGCGCTGCCGGGGTGATTTTCTTTGGCACGCCGTACCGCATGGGCGCGATGTTGCCGATCCCCGAGAAGACCAAAGCCGACGCCGAGCTGTGGATCACCATGGAAGGCTGGGACGGCGCCATGCATCAGGCCTCCGTCCCCCTGAGCCAGGCATCCCCGGCCACCCTCGCCTGGCTGAACCAACAAGGAGGCAAACCATGA
- a CDS encoding DUF6162 family protein, producing MSTPTTQIVRPAGAGHETLYVLLLCLMILAVAGSVVAWRGESQEVSSVGSHQLDARRDLSASEQGIYADLRVTLDEIHLLRQEQQALPAPAALADEGFAPFAQDASSVSRGGHAWQLLDAKAYFGQSQTPTVAGSFLMRLTADDDAPDVWLNRGNALAAPTDLTDAALESAGWQQIVAQFDAGVTRQHRH from the coding sequence ATGAGTACACCGACTACGCAAATCGTCCGCCCGGCCGGTGCCGGCCATGAAACCCTCTATGTGTTGCTGTTGTGCCTGATGATCCTCGCGGTTGCCGGCTCGGTAGTCGCCTGGCGCGGTGAGTCTCAGGAAGTCAGCAGCGTTGGCAGCCATCAACTGGATGCCCGTCGTGACTTGAGCGCGTCCGAGCAAGGCATCTACGCCGACCTGCGGGTGACGCTCGACGAAATTCATCTGCTGCGTCAGGAGCAACAAGCGCTACCCGCCCCCGCCGCCCTCGCCGATGAAGGTTTTGCGCCGTTCGCCCAGGACGCCAGTTCCGTCAGCCGCGGCGGTCATGCCTGGCAATTGCTCGACGCCAAGGCTTACTTCGGCCAGAGCCAGACGCCCACCGTGGCGGGTTCGTTTCTGATGCGTTTGACCGCTGACGATGATGCTCCGGACGTCTGGCTCAACCGCGGCAACGCCCTCGCTGCCCCGACCGACCTCACCGACGCCGCGCTGGAAAGCGCTGGCTGGCAGCAGATCGTCGCGCAATTCGATGCCGGCGTGACCCGCCAGCACCGGCACTGA
- a CDS encoding metal ABC transporter substrate-binding protein, whose amino-acid sequence MPISSQRSFLRLMLVGLLACLLTPLAYADAAKRLRIGITLHPYYSYVANIVGDKAEVVPLIPAGFNPHAYEPRAEDIKRISGLDVVVLNGVGHDDFADRMIAASETPNIPVIEANENVPLLAATGVAARGAGKVVNPHTFLSISASIAQVNNIARELGKLDPANAKTYTQNARAYGKRLRQMRADALAKLTQAPNAELRVATVHAAYDYLLREFGLEVTAVVEPAHGIEPSPSQLKKTIDQLRELDVKVIFSEMDFPSTYVETIQRESGVKLYPLSHISYGEYTADKYEKEMTGNLNTVVRAIQESGQ is encoded by the coding sequence ATGCCTATTTCATCTCAACGTTCTTTCTTGCGCCTGATGTTGGTCGGCTTACTGGCTTGTCTGCTGACCCCGCTGGCCTATGCCGACGCGGCCAAGCGCCTGCGCATCGGCATCACCCTGCACCCTTATTACAGCTACGTGGCGAACATCGTCGGTGACAAGGCCGAGGTGGTGCCGCTGATTCCGGCCGGTTTCAACCCGCATGCCTACGAGCCGCGCGCCGAAGACATCAAGCGCATCAGCGGTCTGGACGTAGTCGTGCTCAACGGTGTCGGCCATGACGACTTCGCCGACCGCATGATCGCCGCCAGCGAAACGCCGAACATTCCCGTGATCGAAGCCAACGAAAATGTACCGTTGCTGGCCGCCACCGGCGTCGCCGCTCGCGGCGCCGGCAAGGTCGTAAACCCGCACACCTTCCTGTCGATCAGTGCCTCGATTGCCCAGGTCAACAACATCGCACGGGAACTGGGCAAGCTCGACCCGGCCAATGCCAAGACCTACACCCAGAACGCCCGCGCCTACGGCAAACGCCTGCGGCAGATGCGCGCCGACGCCCTGGCGAAACTGACCCAGGCGCCGAACGCCGAACTGCGAGTGGCCACGGTTCACGCGGCTTACGACTATTTGCTGCGCGAGTTTGGCCTGGAAGTGACCGCCGTGGTCGAACCGGCCCACGGCATCGAACCGAGCCCGAGCCAGTTGAAAAAAACCATCGATCAACTGCGGGAACTGGACGTGAAAGTGATCTTCTCGGAGATGGATTTCCCGTCCACCTACGTCGAGACCATCCAGCGTGAATCCGGGGTGAAGCTGTACCCGCTGTCGCACATTTCCTATGGCGAGTACACCGCCGACAAGTATGAAAAGGAAATGACCGGCAACCTCAACACCGTGGTCCGGGCGATTCAGGAGTCCGGCCAATGA
- a CDS encoding metal ABC transporter ATP-binding protein — translation MPCGSGGATLDFAEVSLTLGRTTILDNVTFQVQPGSVHALVGPNGGGKSSLIKTLLGQMPHQGRLSLQWPGTPGTIGYVPQALEFDRGLPMTVDDFMAAMCQRRPAFLGLSKHYAAAIGEALERVGMQDKRKRRMGALSGGERQRVLLAQGLIPAPQLLVLDEPMSALDEAGIQVFERLLGDWRQSGITVLWIEHDLEAVGRLADRVTGLNRRVLFDATPKQALTPERLLTLFSTQPRRAA, via the coding sequence ATCCCCTGTGGGAGCGGCGGTGCGACGCTGGATTTTGCGGAGGTCAGTTTGACCCTCGGGCGCACGACGATCCTCGACAACGTCACGTTCCAGGTCCAGCCCGGCAGCGTGCATGCACTGGTCGGCCCCAACGGTGGCGGCAAAAGCTCGCTGATCAAGACCTTGCTCGGGCAGATGCCCCATCAGGGTCGCTTGAGTCTGCAATGGCCCGGCACACCTGGAACCATCGGCTACGTACCCCAAGCCCTGGAATTCGATCGAGGTTTGCCGATGACCGTCGACGATTTCATGGCCGCGATGTGCCAGCGGCGCCCGGCGTTTCTCGGGTTGAGCAAGCACTACGCCGCCGCGATTGGCGAAGCCCTGGAACGGGTCGGTATGCAGGACAAACGGAAGCGGCGCATGGGTGCGTTGTCCGGCGGTGAGCGCCAGCGGGTGTTGCTGGCTCAGGGACTGATTCCGGCGCCGCAGTTGCTGGTGCTCGACGAACCGATGTCGGCGCTAGACGAGGCCGGTATTCAGGTGTTCGAACGGCTGCTCGGCGACTGGCGCCAGAGCGGCATCACCGTGCTGTGGATCGAGCATGATCTGGAAGCGGTTGGACGTCTGGCGGATCGGGTCACCGGGCTCAATCGCCGGGTACTGTTCGATGCCACGCCGAAACAGGCGCTGACCCCGGAGCGATTGCTGACCCTGTTTTCGACCCAACCACGGAGGGCTGCCTGA
- a CDS encoding metal ABC transporter permease: MSYEAFRLMVQGWASSGYLPEALAYGFVVNALLAGLLIGPVLGGLGTLVVVKRFAFFSEAVGHAALTGVAIGILLGEPYTGPYGSLFGYCLLFGILLNYLRNRTGLAPDTLIGVFLSVSLALGASLLLILAGKINVHILENVLFGSVLTVNGNDLLVLAIVGSLVMALALPLYNRIMLASFNPQLAAVRGVAVKTLDYLFVILVTLITVAAVKVIGAILVGALLVIPAAAARLLSQSLKGFFWCSVLIATVSTLCGILAPIVFDLPIPSGAAIILVAGIAFALAAIARGVVPSLKGNLG, from the coding sequence ATGAGTTACGAAGCCTTTCGTTTGATGGTCCAGGGTTGGGCCTCGTCGGGTTACTTGCCCGAGGCGCTGGCCTATGGATTTGTGGTCAACGCGTTGCTCGCCGGCTTGCTGATCGGCCCGGTGCTGGGCGGATTGGGTACGTTGGTGGTGGTCAAGCGTTTCGCGTTTTTCTCTGAAGCGGTGGGCCACGCGGCGCTGACCGGCGTGGCCATCGGCATTCTGCTGGGCGAACCTTACACCGGGCCTTATGGCAGTCTGTTCGGCTACTGCTTGTTGTTCGGCATCTTGCTGAATTACCTGCGTAACCGCACGGGTCTGGCGCCGGATACGTTGATCGGTGTGTTTCTGTCGGTGTCGTTGGCGCTGGGTGCCAGTCTGCTGCTGATTCTGGCGGGCAAGATCAACGTACACATCCTCGAAAACGTACTGTTCGGTTCGGTACTGACCGTCAACGGCAATGACCTGCTGGTGCTGGCCATCGTCGGTTCGCTGGTCATGGCGCTGGCCTTGCCGTTGTACAACCGCATCATGCTGGCCAGTTTCAATCCGCAACTGGCGGCGGTGCGTGGTGTGGCGGTGAAGACCCTGGATTATCTGTTTGTGATTCTGGTGACCCTGATCACCGTGGCGGCGGTGAAAGTCATCGGCGCGATTCTGGTCGGTGCTCTGCTGGTGATTCCAGCTGCAGCTGCGCGATTGCTGAGTCAGTCGCTGAAGGGCTTCTTCTGGTGCTCGGTGCTGATCGCCACGGTCAGCACGCTGTGCGGGATCCTTGCGCCGATTGTCTTCGACCTGCCTATCCCGTCCGGCGCCGCGATCATTCTGGTGGCCGGTATCGCCTTCGCTCTCGCCGCCATTGCGCGTGGCGTTGTCCCCAGCCTGAAAGGGAATCTCGGATAA
- a CDS encoding metal ABC transporter solute-binding protein, Zn/Mn family has protein sequence MFFTLRQLTLALTFTLPLCGLVNTTFAADSVKPLRVLASLPITYGLGAVLLKGTDVNLERAAPANLPGSRQTAYFTGRGAPALAKLATNADAVIGLRSLWADDPLYPISRRSNIRIIEIDAARPVDGALPGIAVQPGNKVDGLNSQPWFSSNNMGRMADVMAADLVRLAPEAKPKIEANLATLKQRLLKLSADSEARLASADNLSVMSLSDHFGYLIGGLNLELIGLDARPDAEWTPEALNQLGAMLKDNDVAVVLHHRQPSDAVKAVIAEAGSRLVVLSVDAADPVAELEGNVDLVIKGLSGA, from the coding sequence ATGTTTTTTACTTTGCGTCAATTGACCCTGGCATTGACCTTCACATTGCCCCTGTGCGGGCTGGTCAACACAACCTTTGCAGCTGACAGCGTCAAACCGCTGCGCGTGCTGGCGTCCTTGCCGATCACTTATGGTCTGGGCGCAGTCTTGCTCAAAGGCACCGATGTCAACCTTGAACGTGCCGCGCCGGCGAATTTGCCCGGTAGCCGTCAGACCGCGTACTTCACGGGTCGTGGCGCGCCGGCGCTGGCCAAACTGGCGACCAACGCCGATGCGGTGATCGGCCTGCGCTCGTTGTGGGCGGATGATCCGCTGTATCCGATCTCCCGGCGTAGCAACATCCGCATCATTGAAATCGACGCCGCCCGCCCGGTGGACGGCGCCCTGCCCGGCATCGCCGTGCAACCCGGCAACAAAGTTGATGGGTTGAACAGTCAGCCGTGGTTTTCCAGCAACAATATGGGGCGGATGGCGGACGTTATGGCGGCGGACCTGGTGCGCCTGGCGCCCGAGGCAAAGCCGAAGATCGAGGCTAACCTGGCGACGCTCAAACAGCGCTTGCTCAAGCTCAGCGCTGACAGCGAAGCGCGGTTGGCCAGTGCCGATAACCTCAGCGTGATGAGCCTGAGCGATCACTTTGGCTATCTGATCGGCGGCCTCAACCTGGAACTGATCGGCCTCGATGCGCGGCCGGACGCCGAGTGGACACCTGAAGCGCTCAATCAATTGGGTGCGATGCTCAAGGACAATGACGTGGCGGTGGTGCTGCATCACCGACAGCCGTCGGATGCGGTGAAAGCGGTGATTGCTGAGGCTGGGAGTCGGTTGGTGGTGTTGAGTGTGGATGCGGCGGATCCGGTGGCCGAGCTGGAGGGGAATGTGGATTTGGTGATCAAGGGGTTGAGCGGGGCGTAA
- a CDS encoding MbtH family protein — MTSVFDREDILFQVVVNHEEQYSIWPDYKAVPAGWRTVGKSGLKKECLAYIEETWTDMRPLSLRQKMEEQAAVAH; from the coding sequence ATGACTTCAGTATTCGACCGCGAGGACATCCTCTTTCAGGTCGTGGTCAACCACGAAGAGCAGTACTCGATCTGGCCCGACTACAAAGCCGTGCCTGCAGGCTGGCGCACCGTGGGCAAGAGCGGCCTGAAAAAGGAATGCCTGGCTTACATTGAAGAAACCTGGACTGACATGCGTCCACTGAGCTTGCGCCAGAAGATGGAAGAACAAGCGGCTGTGGCTCACTGA
- a CDS encoding aspartate aminotransferase family protein yields MSVATSLMEDQSARITPAPTETLYQFNESPLLARQNQQESNARSYPRRIPLALKRAKGIYVEDVEGRRFIDCLAGAGTLALGHNHPVVIEAIQQVLTDELPLHTLDLTTPVKDQFVQDLFSLLPLALAAEARIQFCGPTGTDAVEAALKLVRTATGRSTVLSFQGGYHGMSQGALSLMGSLGPKKPLGALLSSGVQFMPYPYNYRCPFGLGGAQGVQVNLNYLENLLNDPEAGVQLPAAVIVEAVQGEGGVIPADLDWLRGLRRITEKAGVALIVDEIQSGFARTGKMFAFEHAGIIPDVVVMSKAIGGSLPLAVVVYRDWLDTWLPGAHAGTFRGNQMAMAAGSAVMRYLTEHKVCEHAAAMGERLSEHLRILQRDFPQLGDIRGRGLMLGVELVDPTGEPDALGHPPIFGRLSPLVQRECLKRGLILELGGRHGGVVRFLPPLVITAAEIDRVAEIFGRAMAAATASL; encoded by the coding sequence ATGTCAGTCGCTACCAGCCTTATGGAAGATCAGTCGGCCCGGATCACTCCGGCGCCGACCGAGACGCTTTATCAGTTCAACGAATCGCCGCTGCTGGCCCGTCAAAACCAGCAGGAATCGAATGCCCGCAGCTATCCGCGACGCATTCCCCTGGCCCTCAAGCGTGCCAAGGGCATTTATGTCGAAGACGTCGAAGGCCGCCGTTTCATCGACTGCCTGGCCGGCGCAGGGACGTTGGCCCTTGGGCACAACCATCCGGTGGTGATCGAAGCGATCCAGCAAGTGCTGACGGATGAACTGCCGCTGCACACCCTCGACCTGACCACCCCGGTCAAGGATCAGTTCGTTCAGGACCTGTTCAGTCTGCTGCCGCTGGCTTTGGCCGCTGAAGCCAGGATCCAGTTCTGTGGCCCGACCGGCACCGACGCGGTGGAAGCCGCGCTGAAACTGGTGCGCACCGCCACCGGACGCAGCACCGTGTTGTCGTTCCAGGGCGGTTATCACGGCATGAGCCAAGGCGCGCTGAGCCTGATGGGCAGTCTGGGGCCGAAAAAACCCTTGGGCGCCTTGCTCAGCAGCGGTGTGCAGTTCATGCCATATCCTTACAATTATCGCTGCCCGTTCGGTCTCGGCGGCGCGCAAGGTGTGCAGGTCAATCTCAACTACCTGGAAAACCTGCTCAATGATCCAGAGGCCGGTGTGCAATTGCCGGCCGCGGTGATCGTTGAAGCGGTGCAGGGCGAGGGTGGGGTGATCCCGGCCGATCTTGATTGGTTGCGCGGCCTGCGACGGATTACCGAAAAGGCCGGTGTCGCGCTGATCGTCGACGAGATTCAGAGCGGTTTTGCCCGCACCGGCAAGATGTTCGCCTTCGAACACGCCGGGATCATTCCCGACGTAGTGGTCATGTCCAAAGCCATCGGTGGCAGTTTGCCGTTGGCCGTGGTGGTCTATCGCGACTGGCTCGACACCTGGCTGCCGGGCGCCCATGCCGGGACCTTCCGCGGCAATCAGATGGCCATGGCCGCAGGTTCTGCGGTGATGCGTTACCTGACCGAACACAAGGTCTGCGAGCACGCTGCCGCCATGGGCGAACGCTTGAGCGAACACCTGCGCATCCTGCAACGGGACTTCCCGCAGCTGGGTGATATTCGGGGGCGCGGCTTGATGCTGGGTGTTGAGCTGGTCGATCCGACTGGCGAGCCGGATGCGCTGGGTCATCCGCCGATCTTCGGTCGTCTGTCGCCGCTGGTGCAGCGTGAATGCCTCAAGCGCGGCTTGATCCTCGAACTGGGCGGGCGTCATGGCGGCGTGGTGCGCTTCCTGCCGCCGCTGGTGATCACTGCCGCGGAAATCGATCGGGTGGCCGAGATTTTCGGCCGAGCCATGGCCGCTGCCACCGCCAGCCTCTAA
- a CDS encoding GNAT family N-acetyltransferase, with protein sequence MYAPLHICKATPADAGIISRIVERSIRVGCALDHRNDPLTVATWTHNKTIEHVQPWLADERLYLNIALLHDKPVGVAMAAISGKVAFCYVQPEWFRRGAGQALVRDLEGWLTDRGLRQARLNSTRTSEAFYRHLGYQPCAETFTVAGLHAIPMHKALTPPS encoded by the coding sequence ATGTATGCCCCCCTACACATTTGCAAGGCAACCCCCGCCGATGCCGGCATCATCAGCCGGATCGTCGAGCGCTCCATTCGCGTGGGTTGCGCGCTTGACCATCGCAACGATCCGCTCACCGTCGCCACCTGGACCCACAACAAAACCATCGAACACGTGCAGCCCTGGTTGGCCGACGAGCGGTTGTACCTGAACATCGCCCTGTTGCACGACAAACCGGTCGGCGTCGCGATGGCTGCGATCAGCGGCAAGGTCGCGTTCTGTTACGTGCAGCCGGAATGGTTTCGGCGTGGGGCCGGGCAAGCACTGGTGCGCGACCTCGAAGGCTGGTTGACCGATCGGGGGTTGCGTCAAGCCCGACTCAATAGCACCCGCACCAGCGAAGCGTTTTACCGTCATCTGGGTTACCAGCCTTGCGCTGAAACCTTCACGGTGGCGGGGCTCCACGCCATCCCCATGCACAAAGCGCTGACACCCCCCTCATAG